One halophilic archaeon DL31 genomic region harbors:
- a CDS encoding Cell division control protein 6-like protein (SMART: ATPase, AAA+ type, core~TIGRFAM: Cell division control protein 6 related, archaea~KEGG: hma:pNG6174 cell division control protein 6 homolog 6~HAMAP: Cell division control protein 6-like protein~PFAM: CDC6, C-terminal): MPNNDSTQTTVDEILNVDEGDSEDESDIFEKPWLLEIDNVPDANRIVGRDDHITFLAKNLRKMRTNSVPDNVLEWGETGTGKTLVARHVCERLEAATTGTDSPIVTAYINPDPISTYTSTFRKIAEQVNAKAENPLDVPYQGLSAEHYRDQKLWPVVQREFSGGLVVIIDEIDKHGEVNEVLYTLSRSQSKDDVDFPVLTIGISNDIEFKGEIESRVQSTLQPEHRTFTPYEEDQLIAILENRRDAFYDGVLDGEVIPTTAELAAEEHGDARRAVRLFRNAGEIADEEGDDIVTANHVFEADELVEVELFMEMVKGTPLSGKLLLFALTRLDRNNPEKEWFRTSEIHEVYQTVARDVEVEPKGYNRALELLNKHVTTGVLESKKKEGGDQGKFRSYSLQGDVESTRTGLINSTPELQTLMGW, encoded by the coding sequence ATGCCAAACAACGATTCCACGCAAACAACCGTCGACGAGATATTAAATGTCGACGAGGGGGATAGCGAAGACGAATCGGATATTTTTGAGAAGCCGTGGTTGCTCGAGATCGATAACGTTCCTGACGCCAATCGAATTGTCGGACGAGACGACCATATCACGTTCTTGGCCAAGAATCTCCGAAAGATGCGGACAAATAGCGTCCCGGATAACGTCTTGGAGTGGGGCGAAACCGGAACGGGGAAGACACTAGTTGCAAGACACGTCTGTGAGCGGCTCGAAGCAGCAACTACAGGAACGGACTCCCCGATCGTTACTGCCTACATTAATCCAGATCCCATATCTACGTATACCTCCACCTTTCGAAAGATCGCAGAGCAGGTGAACGCAAAAGCGGAGAACCCGCTTGATGTCCCCTATCAGGGCCTCTCAGCCGAGCATTATCGGGATCAGAAATTGTGGCCCGTTGTTCAGCGGGAGTTTTCTGGCGGTCTTGTCGTCATCATCGATGAAATCGACAAGCACGGAGAAGTCAACGAGGTCCTCTACACGCTATCACGGTCACAATCAAAAGACGACGTTGATTTTCCAGTCCTTACAATCGGGATTTCGAACGACATCGAATTCAAAGGAGAAATCGAGTCACGGGTTCAATCGACTCTCCAGCCAGAACACCGAACGTTCACGCCATACGAAGAAGACCAGCTCATTGCAATCCTCGAAAATCGACGGGACGCATTTTACGACGGTGTCCTGGATGGCGAGGTGATTCCAACCACAGCTGAACTCGCAGCTGAAGAACACGGTGACGCTCGACGGGCAGTCCGATTGTTCCGAAATGCGGGCGAGATCGCTGACGAAGAAGGCGATGATATCGTGACCGCGAATCACGTTTTCGAAGCTGACGAACTCGTCGAAGTTGAGCTCTTTATGGAGATGGTGAAAGGGACTCCGTTGTCCGGGAAATTACTCTTGTTTGCTCTCACACGTCTTGACCGGAATAACCCGGAGAAAGAATGGTTCCGGACGTCAGAGATTCACGAGGTTTACCAAACAGTAGCACGGGACGTCGAAGTAGAGCCCAAGGGGTACAATCGTGCGCTTGAGCTTCTGAACAAGCACGTGACGACAGGAGTTCTCGAATCGAAAAAGAAGGAAGGCGGAGATCAGGGGAAGTTCAGGTCGTATTCGCTCCAAGGAGACGTGGAGAGTACACGAACTGGACTAATCAACTCAACGCCGGAACTCCAGACGTTGATGGGATGGTGA
- a CDS encoding hypothetical protein (KEGG: hla:Hlac_3112 hypothetical protein), whose protein sequence is MSYEPPTPPANLPTEIVNTLNEATPEHLRDVASYAEALAKHKEREARLEEEADDADVEERPDDLPDDVPAKATITIKEINDNRYYYWQWREGDSVTSKYKGPVNPDE, encoded by the coding sequence ATGTCCTACGAACCCCCGACCCCACCGGCGAACCTCCCGACGGAGATCGTCAACACGCTCAATGAAGCCACACCGGAGCATCTTCGGGACGTTGCCAGCTACGCCGAGGCGTTGGCCAAACACAAAGAGCGGGAAGCTCGTCTCGAGGAGGAAGCGGACGACGCCGACGTCGAGGAGCGCCCCGATGACCTCCCAGACGACGTGCCGGCGAAGGCGACGATCACGATCAAGGAGATCAACGACAACCGCTACTACTACTGGCAGTGGCGGGAAGGCGATTCGGTGACGTCGAAGTACAAAGGGCCGGTGAATCCTGACGAGTAG
- a CDS encoding hypothetical protein (KEGG: hla:Hlac_3113 hypothetical protein), with the protein MLRRIELEVLATVDRGDTISELATKLDHSESYLSRAVADLVEKGVVYTERDGRRKRVVPSDARAVERYQDLVRQHSHIDFPELLTGKALEVLYYLDQPRTVSEIADRSDNYRNTVNRVLKRFRDRGLVGTADGHYEFNADFDRLHEFAREIAHHLHRHRLEAVAPKGTILWEDYDEFLAQAETEIDAEAFHETGLARFAAFDLQFLLTDHRYYVYSEEPDAVSPAELCCHTLLIDDGSRHRSYCLLLLSHVDIDEEDLREQAVKYGLEDVIDALLQYLETQGEVEDDRLLAWSEFQKLAGEYEIER; encoded by the coding sequence GTGCTCCGGCGCATCGAACTCGAGGTCCTCGCCACGGTCGACCGCGGCGACACGATCTCCGAGCTCGCGACGAAGCTCGACCACAGCGAGAGCTACCTCTCTCGTGCCGTCGCCGACCTCGTCGAAAAGGGGGTCGTCTACACGGAACGCGACGGCCGGCGAAAACGAGTCGTTCCGTCGGATGCTCGCGCCGTCGAACGCTACCAGGACCTCGTCCGCCAGCACTCCCACATCGACTTCCCCGAACTGCTGACCGGGAAGGCGCTCGAGGTGCTGTACTACCTCGACCAGCCGCGAACTGTCTCCGAGATCGCTGACCGGAGCGACAACTACCGCAACACGGTCAACCGTGTCCTCAAGCGGTTTCGTGACCGTGGTCTCGTCGGGACGGCCGACGGCCACTACGAGTTCAACGCCGACTTCGACCGCCTCCACGAGTTTGCCCGTGAAATCGCACACCATCTGCACCGTCACCGCCTCGAAGCCGTTGCCCCGAAGGGCACGATTCTCTGGGAGGACTACGACGAATTCCTCGCCCAGGCCGAAACGGAGATCGATGCGGAGGCGTTCCACGAAACCGGCCTCGCTCGATTCGCGGCCTTCGACCTCCAGTTCCTGCTCACCGATCATCGCTACTACGTCTACTCCGAGGAACCCGACGCAGTCTCGCCGGCGGAGCTCTGCTGTCACACGCTGTTGATCGACGACGGCAGCCGTCACCGCTCGTACTGTCTCCTCCTGCTCAGCCACGTCGACATCGACGAAGAGGATCTCCGAGAGCAGGCGGTGAAGTATGGACTCGAAGACGTGATCGACGCGCTGCTCCAGTACCTCGAGACGCAGGGCGAGGTCGAGGACGACCGGCTTCTCGCGTGGTCGGAGTTCCAGAAGCTGGCGGGTGAGTACGAAATCGAACGGTGA
- a CDS encoding hypothetical protein (KEGG: hla:Hlac_3114 hypothetical protein) yields MSTDLGTAGEMESRELVHFVTQQTRFALINNILQHPEQLPSMYELEELNPSVSEATVYKHIQKLIDAGIVKEVALDDDQRRQGYPWKFYGLTEEGRTFLDEHNLLAAEETLQQIYETISDKPEKMVKYENSPRPDDA; encoded by the coding sequence ATGAGCACCGACCTGGGGACTGCTGGGGAGATGGAATCCCGCGAACTTGTCCACTTCGTGACTCAGCAGACGCGGTTCGCGCTGATCAACAACATCCTCCAGCACCCCGAACAGCTCCCCTCGATGTACGAGCTCGAGGAGCTCAACCCCAGCGTGAGCGAGGCCACCGTCTACAAGCACATTCAGAAGCTCATCGACGCCGGTATCGTCAAGGAGGTCGCTCTAGACGATGACCAGCGCCGGCAGGGGTATCCCTGGAAGTTCTACGGCCTCACAGAGGAGGGCCGGACCTTCCTCGACGAACACAATCTCCTCGCCGCGGAGGAAACCCTCCAACAGATCTACGAGACCATCTCTGACAAGCCCGAGAAGATGGTCAAGTACGAGAATTCCCCTCGCCCGGACGACGCGTAA
- a CDS encoding hypothetical protein (KEGG: hla:Hlac_3115 hypothetical protein): MSDEEPPVPEEVLTSAKDQLNEEEISLADNEEILHALSELTPVYENDRSYFVLGNYDREPIRRLNLVIDRLNRRQDAYAFRMVDIRGEWDNSIQKFCLIGDIVTYLVGVAEKEPSDFLVEQGLLVGTTEFFAKSHVLKREYEDEEHPFGWMQDGVFELFEREGRLYRWQNEEELADVTEELP, encoded by the coding sequence ATGTCCGACGAAGAGCCGCCCGTCCCCGAGGAGGTCCTTACTAGTGCGAAGGACCAACTCAACGAGGAAGAGATCTCGCTGGCGGACAACGAGGAGATCCTCCACGCCCTGAGCGAACTGACTCCCGTCTACGAGAACGACCGCTCGTACTTCGTGCTGGGGAACTACGACCGGGAGCCGATCCGCCGGTTGAACCTCGTGATCGACCGACTCAACCGCCGGCAGGACGCCTACGCCTTCCGGATGGTCGACATCCGCGGCGAGTGGGACAATAGCATTCAGAAGTTCTGCCTGATCGGTGATATCGTGACCTACCTCGTCGGTGTCGCCGAGAAGGAACCGAGCGACTTCCTCGTCGAACAAGGGCTGCTCGTCGGCACGACCGAGTTCTTCGCGAAGAGCCACGTCCTCAAACGGGAGTACGAGGACGAGGAGCACCCCTTCGGCTGGATGCAGGACGGCGTCTTCGAGCTATTCGAGCGGGAGGGGCGGCTGTATCGCTGGCAGAACGAGGAGGAGCTCGCCGACGTGACGGAAGAACTCCCGTGA
- a CDS encoding zinc finger SWIM domain protein (KEGG: hla:Hlac_3116 zinc finger SWIM domain protein), protein MTDRYLTTVLKEAERVAEQHDQVARTADNQAHEYLRYAVLRVLEREADHLPSDWTPIDGVTVGYGEDEAMFDSWGSSEDWWETVPPQEACTRFRVFFPDDHQTVPRDIVDVMAALGTWRVWTGSATACGSYDHRERREVHYLWSEGHPVEEVLHERLSSPAEAVAPDGGRTGDVRDRLVVDDDPQPQDDLEPRTKRAIDEAMDVSLLSKGGRYEVQSASGNWYEVDVVDESCTCPDWQQRSPEGGCKHLRRVDHEIKRRRVPRPDGRLPADVN, encoded by the coding sequence ATGACTGACCGCTATCTCACGACGGTTCTCAAGGAAGCCGAGCGCGTCGCCGAGCAGCACGACCAGGTCGCTCGAACGGCGGACAACCAAGCCCACGAATACCTTCGATACGCCGTCCTCCGGGTGCTCGAAAGAGAGGCGGACCACCTCCCGTCGGACTGGACGCCGATCGACGGCGTAACCGTTGGGTATGGGGAGGATGAGGCGATGTTCGACAGTTGGGGCTCCAGCGAAGACTGGTGGGAAACAGTCCCGCCCCAGGAAGCGTGTACCCGCTTCCGCGTGTTCTTCCCGGACGACCACCAGACGGTTCCCCGTGACATCGTCGACGTGATGGCCGCGCTCGGGACCTGGCGAGTGTGGACCGGGAGCGCAACCGCGTGCGGCTCCTACGACCATCGCGAGCGCCGTGAGGTCCACTACCTGTGGTCGGAAGGCCATCCGGTGGAGGAAGTGCTCCACGAGCGGCTCAGTAGCCCTGCGGAAGCCGTCGCTCCAGACGGTGGTCGGACTGGCGACGTCCGCGACCGGCTGGTCGTCGACGATGATCCACAGCCTCAGGATGACCTCGAACCACGCACGAAGCGTGCCATCGACGAAGCGATGGACGTCTCGCTCCTCTCGAAAGGTGGTCGCTACGAGGTCCAGTCCGCGTCCGGTAATTGGTACGAAGTCGACGTCGTCGACGAGTCGTGTACCTGTCCCGACTGGCAGCAGCGCTCACCAGAGGGTGGCTGCAAGCATCTACGTCGCGTCGACCACGAGATCAAACGACGCCGTGTGCCCCGCCCAGATGGCCGACTCCCGGCTGACGTGAACTGA
- a CDS encoding hypothetical protein (KEGG: hla:Hlac_3000 hypothetical protein), which yields MTASESSVSFEETDTRHDEMHSTIEDWIDELVADVDEAKASAEFQKWLDVQSRFHDYSHRNTLLITLQCPEATKVAGYNTWRNEFDRHVQEGEQAIWIWAPIITKQCPECENSPSYHEQSDCEYDETPPDEWSKGLVGFKPTSVFDVSQTEGEPLPELETEATGDAQDLVPALLDAADDLGVEVRIVDAADWKHGGAKGVCKYRRSRNLQPVVEAKARTNQADLAVTLIHEYAHALLHVDVDDATERAKREVEAEAVAYIVGRYFHLDTSGSAFYLAAWQDDDAEGLQERLGRISSTAQEIIGTVAEG from the coding sequence ATGACAGCCAGTGAGTCGTCGGTCTCGTTCGAGGAGACCGACACCCGACACGACGAGATGCACAGTACCATCGAAGACTGGATCGACGAGCTTGTTGCAGATGTCGACGAGGCGAAGGCCAGCGCAGAGTTCCAGAAGTGGCTTGACGTGCAGTCCCGGTTCCACGACTACTCCCATCGAAACACGCTCCTCATCACCCTCCAGTGTCCCGAGGCGACGAAGGTGGCGGGGTACAATACCTGGCGGAACGAGTTCGACCGGCACGTCCAGGAAGGCGAACAGGCCATCTGGATCTGGGCACCAATTATTACGAAGCAATGCCCGGAGTGTGAGAACTCGCCGAGCTACCACGAGCAAAGCGACTGTGAATACGATGAAACACCGCCCGACGAGTGGTCGAAAGGACTGGTCGGGTTCAAGCCAACGTCTGTGTTCGACGTCTCCCAGACCGAGGGCGAACCACTGCCCGAACTGGAAACCGAGGCCACTGGGGATGCCCAAGACCTGGTGCCCGCGCTCCTCGACGCGGCGGACGATCTCGGTGTCGAGGTTCGTATCGTCGACGCTGCCGACTGGAAGCATGGCGGCGCGAAGGGCGTCTGCAAATATCGACGTTCGCGCAATCTTCAACCAGTCGTCGAGGCGAAAGCCCGCACGAATCAGGCCGATCTCGCCGTGACGCTCATCCACGAGTACGCCCACGCGCTGCTCCATGTTGACGTCGACGACGCGACCGAGCGAGCAAAACGCGAGGTCGAAGCCGAAGCCGTCGCCTATATCGTCGGGCGGTATTTCCACCTGGATACGAGCGGCTCAGCGTTCTATCTCGCCGCGTGGCAGGATGACGATGCAGAGGGCCTTCAGGAGCGCCTCGGGCGAATCAGTTCGACCGCACAGGAGATCATCGGCACGGTTGCAGAGGGCTGA
- a CDS encoding hypothetical protein (manually curated~KEGG: hla:Hlac_3001 hypothetical protein), whose amino-acid sequence MGLVDALRGVVSTRTATTSTLYECRHCGTTLSADTETCPTCGGEDVARYQF is encoded by the coding sequence ATGGGTCTCGTCGATGCACTTCGTGGGGTTGTTAGCACTCGCACGGCCACCACGTCCACCCTGTATGAGTGTCGCCACTGTGGCACGACTCTCTCGGCGGATACCGAGACGTGTCCCACCTGCGGTGGGGAGGATGTCGCTCGCTACCAGTTCTGA
- a CDS encoding hypothetical protein (KEGG: hla:Hlac_3121 hypothetical protein), producing the protein MSQQQTADDVSVDEIPIDTSTTQSGEIEPADVPAEIESITRGLASEQPPTNPLVVLKAARWWYIHGKGGTDPAFQWAIEWVRHIATDTPSDVERFDAFLEYLVTVGFADETESLR; encoded by the coding sequence GTGAGTCAGCAACAAACTGCAGACGACGTTTCAGTCGATGAGATTCCAATCGATACCTCGACCACCCAGTCCGGGGAGATCGAGCCAGCCGACGTACCCGCAGAAATCGAGTCGATCACCCGTGGTTTAGCAAGCGAACAGCCCCCGACGAACCCACTGGTCGTCCTCAAGGCGGCTCGCTGGTGGTATATTCATGGAAAAGGTGGAACTGATCCCGCGTTTCAGTGGGCTATCGAGTGGGTGCGACATATTGCGACCGACACGCCGAGCGACGTCGAGCGGTTCGATGCGTTCCTCGAGTATCTCGTCACGGTCGGCTTCGCTGACGAAACGGAATCGCTCCGATAA
- a CDS encoding hypothetical protein (KEGG: hla:Hlac_3122 hypothetical protein), with product MSLDLSANSNTASEIAAARQADVVAFLHRAPFTLDTYKVGFLPGFREDCGYQQSQYQDLNIPVGMLDNDFRNPNLDRFVDRFFEHEPWVGVIGDVYERDDVDDHVAAAREIQASYPEAELIIVPKSRSVIDAVPDDIVLGYSRGYADRLAHEFSEPTDWRGRHVHILGGSPPKQLEAIQQLTRPTLTDEPPADIVGVDWNGLHRGAQFGEFWTADGWDDSGRDADHVTVRKTVRHSLARVREFWRTHGIWPESTPQDEGLNVEYEGPSPADLEGAACSECGANVWRTRRGPYVAEYDTGAICGYCSYECYFSHRHRNNLEEIAGEQSVYIPPA from the coding sequence ATGTCCCTCGATCTGAGTGCAAATTCCAACACGGCTAGTGAAATCGCTGCCGCCAGACAAGCCGACGTCGTGGCCTTCCTCCATCGAGCGCCGTTCACCCTGGATACCTATAAGGTCGGATTCCTACCCGGGTTCCGAGAGGACTGTGGATACCAGCAGAGCCAGTATCAGGACCTGAATATCCCCGTCGGAATGCTCGACAACGACTTCCGGAACCCCAATCTGGATCGATTCGTCGATCGGTTCTTCGAGCACGAACCATGGGTCGGTGTCATAGGCGATGTCTACGAACGCGACGACGTCGATGACCATGTCGCCGCTGCTCGCGAGATTCAGGCCAGCTACCCCGAGGCCGAGCTCATTATCGTCCCGAAGTCACGATCGGTGATCGACGCGGTTCCCGATGACATCGTCCTCGGATATTCGCGTGGCTACGCCGACCGGTTGGCCCACGAGTTCTCCGAGCCGACCGATTGGCGCGGTCGTCACGTCCACATCCTCGGCGGGAGCCCACCCAAGCAACTCGAGGCCATCCAGCAGCTGACCCGACCGACACTCACCGACGAGCCACCGGCCGACATCGTCGGCGTCGACTGGAACGGGTTGCATCGTGGCGCACAGTTCGGTGAATTCTGGACGGCCGACGGCTGGGACGACAGCGGTCGCGACGCCGACCACGTCACCGTACGAAAGACGGTGCGCCACAGCCTTGCCCGCGTCCGTGAGTTTTGGAGGACCCACGGAATCTGGCCCGAATCGACACCGCAAGACGAGGGGCTCAACGTCGAGTACGAGGGACCGAGTCCTGCCGATCTCGAGGGCGCCGCCTGTTCCGAGTGCGGGGCGAACGTCTGGCGAACTCGCCGCGGCCCGTACGTCGCCGAATACGATACCGGCGCAATCTGTGGATACTGCAGCTACGAGTGCTACTTCAGTCACCGTCACCGGAACAACCTGGAGGAAATCGCCGGCGAGCAGAGCGTCTACATCCCGCCGGCGTGA
- a CDS encoding hypothetical protein (KEGG: hla:Hlac_3123 hypothetical protein): protein MAWPLFIVALRERRRTKVSNSSNLSVESDGLTPEQRLEPLNTRLINAGIATIHDMETLRACVAYENANQNRTHILRRLEWKARELREDKE from the coding sequence GTGGCCTGGCCGCTGTTTATTGTCGCCTTGAGAGAGCGGAGGCGAACAAAAGTGAGCAACTCGTCAAACCTATCCGTCGAATCAGACGGTCTCACACCGGAACAGCGTCTTGAACCGCTAAACACTCGACTCATCAACGCTGGTATCGCGACGATTCACGACATGGAGACGCTCCGAGCCTGCGTCGCCTACGAGAATGCTAACCAGAACCGGACGCATATTCTGCGACGCCTCGAGTGGAAGGCTAGGGAGCTCCGTGAGGACAAGGAGTAG
- a CDS encoding sigma-70 like region 4 HTH domain-containing protein (KEGG: hla:Hlac_3124 sigma-70 like region 4 HTH domain-containing protein) has product MYEVCGEKELKVVLALDPEDSISGVARKIDENRETIRRVVHRLEEAGYVAYDDGLHLVDQAIQDVGLEFLTASANISPPSIAEAYVLPQFASMDYAFTSIDAVYVWTRGGYQVARDPEDYPLFIAVHESDLDAWTAFFDRFGIPTSEERQPATDFDGAIQVVLELRPQIEAEMVDGRPVIPLQETAAFANEHYAHFQSALDMLGRMYDSVDTDANYRPN; this is encoded by the coding sequence ATGTACGAAGTGTGCGGTGAGAAGGAACTCAAGGTCGTCCTCGCGCTTGACCCGGAGGATTCCATCTCAGGCGTCGCGCGGAAGATTGACGAGAACCGGGAGACGATCCGTCGCGTCGTGCATCGCCTCGAGGAGGCGGGATACGTCGCGTACGACGATGGGCTCCATCTCGTCGATCAGGCAATCCAAGACGTCGGTCTCGAGTTCCTGACGGCGTCAGCAAACATCTCGCCGCCATCCATAGCGGAGGCGTATGTCCTCCCGCAGTTCGCCAGTATGGACTACGCCTTCACTTCCATTGATGCGGTCTACGTCTGGACCCGCGGTGGCTACCAGGTCGCTCGCGACCCAGAGGACTATCCGCTGTTCATCGCCGTCCACGAATCCGACCTCGACGCTTGGACGGCGTTCTTCGATCGATTTGGAATCCCGACTTCAGAAGAGCGCCAGCCCGCTACCGACTTCGATGGTGCGATACAGGTTGTTCTGGAGCTACGGCCACAGATCGAAGCCGAGATGGTCGATGGACGGCCCGTCATCCCACTCCAAGAAACGGCGGCGTTCGCAAACGAGCACTACGCGCACTTCCAGTCGGCGCTCGACATGCTCGGCCGCATGTACGACAGCGTCGACACTGACGCGAATTACCGTCCAAACTGA
- a CDS encoding hypothetical protein (KEGG: hla:Hlac_3125 hypothetical protein), with the protein MSEHTQQPRTSAESPQNRERQAPTEYVERSDVGVSLTVKLTRGTGTRDQDKITAKVKGKTLEDAREDMETLREYIHDLAEDTRQIQPANPHE; encoded by the coding sequence ATGTCAGAACACACCCAGCAGCCTCGTACGAGCGCAGAATCGCCGCAGAACCGTGAGCGTCAGGCACCAACCGAGTACGTCGAGCGAAGCGATGTCGGCGTCTCACTCACCGTCAAACTCACTCGTGGTACCGGCACCCGCGATCAAGACAAGATCACGGCCAAAGTGAAGGGCAAGACGCTCGAAGATGCCCGCGAGGATATGGAAACCCTCCGCGAGTATATCCACGACCTCGCTGAGGACACTCGCCAGATCCAGCCAGCTAACCCACACGAATAG